In Mytilus trossulus isolate FHL-02 chromosome 14, PNRI_Mtr1.1.1.hap1, whole genome shotgun sequence, a genomic segment contains:
- the LOC134696318 gene encoding conoporin-Cn1-like isoform X2 — MSRRKTRFSESDVQKNDQSNGKNNARVDWTHLEKKLKVVTSPGNSFSSSIMYTKANYARVCTIYIQNWTTMELSKPNATINTGCLASPPQNVGTKMKEVLIGHKVGFSLRGTSGIVSWLLDNLDRRVIVMWNVPLFSSSNNLAVGITSRGVKNHNMNWYESISRNDTRDDICYTTGVFHDQCNQIISEDDTLEVLGDMGTGSRADVIITVRPKKRKFLPIN, encoded by the exons ATGTCTAGAAGGAAAACCCGATTTTCAGAATCAG ACGTGCAAAAGAATGACCAGTCAAATGGAAAAAACAATGCGCGAGTAGATTGGACGCATTTAGAAAAGAAGTTGAAAGTGGTTACATCCCCTGGCAATTCGTTCAGCAGTTCCATCATGTACACCAAGGCAAATTACGCTCGAGTTTGCACCATTTATATTCAAAACTGGACAACTATGGAGCTCTCAAAACCGAACGCAACTATAAATACAGGATGTTTAGCATCGCCTCCACAGAACGTTGGAACAAAAATGAAGGAAGTCTTG ATTGGTCACAAAGTTGGGTTTTCCTTAAGAGGAACAAGTGGAATTGTCTCTTGGTTGTTGGATAATTTAGATAGGCGTGTCATAGTGATGTGGAATGTGCCATTGTTTTCGTCGTCAAATAACCTCGCAGTTGGCATTACAAGCAGAGGAGTAAAGAATCACAATATGAATTGGTATGAGTCGATATCTAGAAATGACACAAGAGACGATATCTGCTATACAACTGGTGTTTTTCATGATCAATGCAACCAAATCATTTCTGAAGATGACACACTTGAAGTTTTAGGAGATATGGGCACTGGTTCTCGTGCAGATGTGATCATAACTGTCCGACCAAAAAAAAGGAAGTTTTTACctataaattaa
- the LOC134697879 gene encoding uncharacterized protein LOC134697879 gives MAESTTKNESIALYRYLCQNIVGTEEHVKTVRMLNTIRDNLSYDQETATITSGSRGEGIEMKGSDLDIMRTIRYIEVCENTDIRFKHEKTYFIMETEDTKPGFTQLRLVYTNHGTPVNIFEQCEEIGDECYFSNFKFKRKFTGCVWSTVHGPCLNDESGQYDIAYYLRCKSWITQAKHWIRRPNNSWPEDDVKQAIIKHGILFVPIGDKGSIKEDLEWRISFSVAEKFLIYTFTHTQLLCYALMKIILKDVINKKEFLSEENIRENSPDLLCSYFLKTIVFWVSEELPPSIWKTSTIEVNIDLADINKMAESATVNESLALYGYICQNIVGTEEHVKYFRMMNSMRDNLTCDQCWTTITSGSFGEGLDLKDSVVDIMSIMNCFEVVEELNIIFKPNMTYFTMATEATKTGYPQFYKRNQYSVAITILQYSLLKCSPDKLCLGSRLTSSKED, from the exons ATGGCAG aatcaactacaaaaaatgaatcaataGCTCTTTATCGATACTTGTGTCAGAATATTGTTGGAACAGAAGAGCACGTGAAAACAGTAAGAATGCTGAACACTATAAGAGACAATTTGTCATACGACCAAGAAACTGCAACAATCACTAGCGGAAGTCGAGGGGAGGGAATTGAGATGAAAGGAAGTGATTTAGATATCATGCGTACCATTAGATATATTGAGGTTTGTGAAAACACAGACATTCGTTTCAAACACGAAAAAACGTATTTTATCATGGAAACAGAAGATACAAAGCCGGGTTTCACTCAGTTGCGTTTAGTGTACACTAATCATGGTACTCCTGTAAATATCTTTGAACAATGTGAAGAGATCGGAGATGAATGCtacttttcaaatttcaaatttaaacggAAGTTTACAGGTTGTGTATGGTCAACTGTTCATGGACCGTGTTTAAATGACGAAAGCGGACAATATGATATAGCATACTATTTACGTTGTAAATCATGGATAACACAGGCAAAGCATTGGATTAGAAGACCAAATAATTCATGGCCAGAAGACGATGTTAAACAGGCTATAATTAAGCATGGAATTCTCTTTGTTCCAATAGGTGATAAAGGTTCCATCAAAGAAGATTTAGAATGGCGTATATCGTTTTCCGTTGCAGaaaaatttcttatttatacatttacacATACACAACTATTATGTTATGCTCTcatgaaaattatattaaaagacgtaataaacaaaaaagaatttcTTTCGGAAGAAAATATTAGAGAAAATAGCCCAGACTTATTGTGTTCATACTTCCTGAAAACAATTGTATTTTGGGTATCTGAAGAACTACCACCATCAATATGGAAG aCTTCCACGATCGAAGTTAACATCGATTTGGCAGACATCAACAAAATGGCAG AATCAGCAACAGTAAACGAATCACTAGCTCTGTATGGGTATATATGCCAGAACATTGTTGGAACAGAGGAGCATGTTAAATATTTCAGAATGATGAACTCCATGAGAGACAACTTAACATGCGATCAATGTTGGACAACAATTACTAGTGGCAGTTTTGGAGAGGGACTTGACCTGAAAGATAGCGTTGTAGATATTATGTCAATAATGAATTGCTTTGAGGTCGTTGaagaattaaatattatttttaaacctAATATGACGTATTTTACAATGGCAACGGAAGCTACGAAAACAGGTTACCCACAGTTCTATAAGAGAAACCAGTACAGTGTAGCTATTACCATCCTTCAGTACTCGTTACTAAAATGTTCACCCGATAAACTTTGTTTAGGTTCTCGCCTGACATCAAGCAAGGAAGATTAA
- the LOC134696318 gene encoding conoporin-Cn1-like isoform X1 yields the protein MSRRKTRFSESEDVQKNDQSNGKNNARVDWTHLEKKLKVVTSPGNSFSSSIMYTKANYARVCTIYIQNWTTMELSKPNATINTGCLASPPQNVGTKMKEVLIGHKVGFSLRGTSGIVSWLLDNLDRRVIVMWNVPLFSSSNNLAVGITSRGVKNHNMNWYESISRNDTRDDICYTTGVFHDQCNQIISEDDTLEVLGDMGTGSRADVIITVRPKKRKFLPIN from the exons ATGTCTAGAAGGAAAACCCGATTTTCAGAATCAG AAGACGTGCAAAAGAATGACCAGTCAAATGGAAAAAACAATGCGCGAGTAGATTGGACGCATTTAGAAAAGAAGTTGAAAGTGGTTACATCCCCTGGCAATTCGTTCAGCAGTTCCATCATGTACACCAAGGCAAATTACGCTCGAGTTTGCACCATTTATATTCAAAACTGGACAACTATGGAGCTCTCAAAACCGAACGCAACTATAAATACAGGATGTTTAGCATCGCCTCCACAGAACGTTGGAACAAAAATGAAGGAAGTCTTG ATTGGTCACAAAGTTGGGTTTTCCTTAAGAGGAACAAGTGGAATTGTCTCTTGGTTGTTGGATAATTTAGATAGGCGTGTCATAGTGATGTGGAATGTGCCATTGTTTTCGTCGTCAAATAACCTCGCAGTTGGCATTACAAGCAGAGGAGTAAAGAATCACAATATGAATTGGTATGAGTCGATATCTAGAAATGACACAAGAGACGATATCTGCTATACAACTGGTGTTTTTCATGATCAATGCAACCAAATCATTTCTGAAGATGACACACTTGAAGTTTTAGGAGATATGGGCACTGGTTCTCGTGCAGATGTGATCATAACTGTCCGACCAAAAAAAAGGAAGTTTTTACctataaattaa